One region of Vibrio cidicii genomic DNA includes:
- the hutW gene encoding heme anaerobic degradation radical SAM methyltransferase ChuW/HutW gives MTLNLEKYDQSILGANIPDPLRFAFAQKHAAHAGGGSRPLAADKISPTFQRLMSQQESTKQKRCLYVHIPFCRVRCTFCNFFQNAASRQLVDSYFAALMAEVELKAAQPWTQNGVFHAVYVGGGTPTDLSPEQVEQLGAMLRSRFPLAADCEITLEGRINRFSDEMYQSALKGGFNRFSFGVQSFDTLVRRSAKRLDDREQVLSRISELAGYDEAPIIVDLLYGLPHQTEQVLQQDLQDFISTGAHGLDLYQLVVGGSAPMLNLVEKGRLPAPATTAEKASMYQLGVEFMQAHHLKQLSVNHWATDNRERSLYNSLAKTYAEVLPIGCGAGGSIGGYGLMQERQLDRYLEAMRQQRVPLMLVTKQHHLEPIFSALKSGFDRGVLQACQLADFAGIDTFEYLRPLFEVWQQKGLIELNGQSLVLTLAGSFWAVTLAQACIQVLSSEYQQQQQIYDIAL, from the coding sequence AACACGCTGCGCACGCCGGCGGAGGAAGTCGCCCCCTAGCCGCGGACAAAATAAGTCCGACGTTCCAGCGGCTGATGTCTCAGCAAGAGAGCACCAAGCAAAAGCGTTGCCTTTATGTGCACATTCCATTTTGTCGCGTGCGCTGTACCTTTTGTAATTTCTTCCAAAATGCGGCTAGCCGTCAGTTGGTCGATAGCTATTTCGCCGCCTTGATGGCCGAAGTTGAACTCAAAGCGGCACAGCCTTGGACGCAAAACGGCGTGTTTCATGCTGTCTATGTTGGCGGCGGAACGCCAACAGACTTATCGCCGGAACAGGTCGAGCAGCTCGGCGCAATGTTGCGCAGCCGCTTTCCATTGGCGGCTGACTGTGAAATCACTTTAGAAGGCCGAATTAACCGTTTTAGCGATGAGATGTATCAAAGTGCGCTAAAAGGAGGTTTTAACCGTTTCTCCTTTGGCGTGCAGAGCTTTGATACTTTAGTAAGACGCAGCGCCAAACGCTTGGATGACAGAGAGCAAGTGCTTTCTCGCATTAGTGAGCTGGCTGGTTACGATGAAGCGCCCATCATTGTTGATCTGCTTTACGGTTTACCGCATCAAACTGAGCAAGTGTTGCAGCAAGATCTGCAGGATTTCATCTCAACCGGTGCGCATGGTTTAGATCTGTATCAACTGGTCGTTGGTGGCAGTGCACCAATGCTTAACTTAGTGGAAAAAGGCCGTTTGCCCGCACCCGCGACCACCGCAGAGAAAGCGTCTATGTATCAATTGGGTGTTGAGTTTATGCAAGCACATCACCTCAAGCAGCTCAGTGTAAATCATTGGGCAACGGATAATCGCGAGCGCAGTTTGTACAACAGTCTGGCAAAAACCTACGCTGAAGTGTTGCCAATTGGTTGTGGAGCGGGTGGCTCGATTGGTGGTTATGGTTTGATGCAAGAGCGCCAGCTTGATCGCTATCTCGAAGCGATGAGACAGCAACGTGTGCCCTTGATGCTGGTGACAAAGCAGCACCACTTAGAGCCAATTTTTTCAGCGTTAAAATCGGGTTTTGATCGCGGTGTGCTGCAAGCCTGCCAGCTAGCTGATTTTGCTGGAATAGATACGTTTGAGTATCTGCGTCCACTGTTTGAAGTTTGGCAGCAAAAAGGGTTAATTGAGCTGAATGGGCAGAGTCTGGTGCTAACGTTAGCCGGCAGCTTTTGGGCGGTGACACTCGCTCAAGCTTGCATCCAAGTACTAAGCTCTGAGTATCAGCAGCAACAGCAGATTTACGATATTGCGCTGTAA